TCAATTTTGCAATTTTTAATTAATGATAGAATGCTACAATTTTCAAATTTTGCATCATTGAAAATTATTTGAAAATTGAACATTGGAAATTGAAAATTACTATTGTGATTCATCACATTAGAGATATGCGAGTTCTCTTACAGCAGGACATCCCAAGTTTAGGAAAGGCAGGCGAAGTCAAAGAAGTAAAAGACGGCTACGCACGCAATTATCTCATCCCGCGCAAATTAGCGACATTCCCCACGCAAAGCGCCATTGAGCGGATTCGTCATGATTCCCGCGAAATCACTGAACGCCGCAGAGGAAAGCAGACTGAAATGCAGGATTTGGCATTTACAGTACAGAAAACCATATTGCATTTCAAAAGAAAAGCAACGCCGGACGGACGTCTTTACGGCGGCATCCACCCTGCTGATATACTTAAATCGCTCGATGAATTAGGCATTCAAATACCTCATGAGTCACTCAAGAAGCAAGAACCAATTAAGACGATAGGTGCACATACCATCTCATTGCGCCTTTCGCACGGGATTAACGTTTCGTGTAAGGTAGAAGTAGAAAATGGGTAAGTTATTGCGTTGCATTCTATATACTGTACAGATTTATAAATAAGAATATCAAGTTTATTATATTATGAGCCCTTCTTCCACTAAATAT
This genomic stretch from Patescibacteria group bacterium harbors:
- the rplI gene encoding 50S ribosomal protein L9, with the translated sequence MRVLLQQDIPSLGKAGEVKEVKDGYARNYLIPRKLATFPTQSAIERIRHDSREITERRRGKQTEMQDLAFTVQKTILHFKRKATPDGRLYGGIHPADILKSLDELGIQIPHESLKKQEPIKTIGAHTISLRLSHGINVSCKVEVENG